DNA sequence from the Armigeres subalbatus isolate Guangzhou_Male chromosome 1, GZ_Asu_2, whole genome shotgun sequence genome:
tttatatacATTAATTTGCAGAACGATGGGGTTCAACTTTGGGTCAACTATGGCTGCCCACCGAACAAGTTGGTGATAGGCGTTCCATTTTACGGTAGAACTTTTACGTTGAGCGCCAGTACGAAAAATCCCACTCTTGGATCATACATCAACAAAGAAGCTGGTGGCGGTGCTCCAGGTCCCTATACCAATGCCAGTGGTTTCTTAGCCTATTATGAGGTTGTTATGACTATACATTTTTCTGTCATGAGTTTATTAAGTAGTCTATTTCAGATCTGCACGGAAGTACAAGATGAAGAAAAGGGATGGACCAAAAAATGGGATGATGTTGGTCTCTGTCCATATACGTACAAGGATACCCAGTTTGTTGGTTATGAAGATGAAGAATCGCTGCAGCATAAAATGCAGTGGATCAAACAGAAAGGTTATGCTGGTGCTATGACATGGGCTATTGACATGGATGATTTTCGTGGACTCTGTGGCCCAGAGAATGCTCTGATGAAAGTACTCTACGATAGCATGAAGGACTACACCGTTCCAGAACCTACAATTACCACTACACCTAGAGTATTAAATTAGGAGGATTGTATGTCAAAAGAAATTGTTCtgaaattattatattttttagcCGGAATGGAATCGTCCACCGTCGACGCAATCGTCTGTTCAAGAAGTTACCTTAGCAGGAGGTCCCACGACGACGACAACTCGTCGTCCGAAACCAACTACGACGGCCGCTAAACGGACCTCCCGCAAGCCAACTACAACTACCACAACTCCGGAACCGGATATTTCCGAAGAGGAAGAAGATCGACAACCTGAGCCAGTGCCAGTACCAGCCCCTGCACCAGCTCCCGCTGAGGGTGGCGACGTTGAAGATGCTGCCGACATCGACTGCTCTGATGGTCAGGATTACGTAGCGTCTGTGGACTGTAGCAAGTACTACCGTTGCGTACATGGGCAACCGATAGAGTTTAGCTGCAAACCAGGCACAGCTTTCCACACGATGTCGAATGTTTGCGATTGGATCGAGAATGCAGACCGAGCCGAATGTCGAGGCGAAGTGAAAACGGTAAAGGATTTCGTGCTGGATGCGAAGGCGGACGCCCCTTAGAGATCGATACTGATTTTTGGCGTAGGATAGGTGTCAAACAGACTGAGCTACTCAGtagaaatttattatttttaatttattacaaTACTAATTATTAAGATATTACTGCCCATCGAATGACCGAATGATAAACATTTCAAGTTACTGATatttgac
Encoded proteins:
- the LOC134225202 gene encoding endochitinase-like, with the protein product MGTRQTLLCLTTLGVALMTTTLVVPIAEAQGQQQARIVCYFSNWAIYRPDVGRYTIDDIPGEMCTHIIYSFIGVDDSNYKVLVIDPEIDLEQNGFRNFTDLKSKYSNAKFMIAVGGWAEGGKKYSQMVAVKERRDSFIDSVVQFIKAYDFDGFDLDWEYPGAADRGGSFGDKDKFFYFVEELRRAFDREGRGWEITMAVPVANFRLQEGYHVPELCENLDAIHCMTYDLRGNWAGFADVHSPLYKRPHDQWAYEKLNVNDGVQLWVNYGCPPNKLVIGVPFYGRTFTLSASTKNPTLGSYINKEAGGGAPGPYTNASGFLAYYEICTEVQDEEKGWTKKWDDVGLCPYTYKDTQFVGYEDEESLQHKMQWIKQKGYAGAMTWAIDMDDFRGLCGPENALMKVLYDSMKDYTVPEPTITTTPRPEWNRPPSTQSSVQEVTLAGGPTTTTTRRPKPTTTAAKRTSRKPTTTTTTPEPDISEEEEDRQPEPVPVPAPAPAPAEGGDVEDAADIDCSDGQDYVASVDCSKYYRCVHGQPIEFSCKPGTAFHTMSNVCDWIENADRAECRGEVKTVKDFVLDAKADAP